Proteins encoded in a region of the Ruegeria sp. AD91A genome:
- a CDS encoding 4-(cytidine 5'-diphospho)-2-C-methyl-D-erythritol kinase yields the protein MEIKAFAPAKINLTLHVTGHREDGYHLLDSLVVFADLGDQLTFRPGPELSLDMRGEFADGVPSDRRNLVWKAAEGVGWTGHIDLSKSLPHGAGIGGGSSDAAATLGALVGQGCDIPPELPLTLGADVPVCLKGRAIRMQGIGDRLAAVNLPHLPALLVNPNVQVPTGTVFDALASRDNPPMPEVIPDFASADDCAQWLGEQRNDLQVPAMGVAREIEQVLDELNMTNRALVARMSGSGSTCFALYPTMKDAHFAAYDIGAAHPDWWCRATQLN from the coding sequence ATGGAAATTAAGGCGTTTGCGCCCGCCAAGATCAACCTGACCCTACATGTCACAGGCCATCGTGAGGACGGTTATCACCTGTTGGATTCGCTGGTGGTTTTCGCTGATCTGGGTGATCAGCTGACATTCAGACCCGGTCCAGAGCTGTCTTTGGATATGCGTGGCGAGTTTGCCGATGGAGTACCCTCAGACCGCCGAAATCTGGTCTGGAAAGCGGCTGAGGGCGTTGGTTGGACCGGGCATATCGACCTGAGCAAATCTCTGCCGCATGGGGCGGGCATCGGGGGTGGCTCTTCGGATGCTGCCGCAACACTTGGGGCTTTGGTAGGGCAGGGTTGCGACATCCCGCCAGAGCTGCCGTTGACACTGGGGGCAGATGTACCCGTCTGCCTGAAGGGCCGGGCGATAAGAATGCAGGGCATTGGCGATCGGTTGGCGGCGGTGAACCTTCCGCACCTGCCCGCCCTTTTGGTCAACCCGAATGTACAGGTGCCGACAGGTACCGTTTTCGACGCGCTAGCGTCCAGAGACAATCCGCCGATGCCTGAGGTTATCCCGGATTTTGCAAGCGCTGACGATTGCGCCCAGTGGCTGGGCGAACAGCGCAATGATCTGCAAGTGCCTGCCATGGGTGTTGCGCGTGAGATTGAACAGGTGCTGGACGAGCTGAACATGACCAATCGCGCTCTGGTGGCGCGCATGTCAGGGTCAGGATCAACTTGCTTTGCGCTTTATCCGACGATGAAAGATGCGCATTTCGCGGCTTATGATATCGGCGCAGCCCATCCCGATTGGTGGTGCCGTGCCACGCAGCTTAACTGA
- a CDS encoding tetratricopeptide repeat protein, giving the protein MSSVAVPAYSESSAGSYLAGRQAIYESDYSAAERYYAQALRFDPQNALLLESVVVARIALGEVARALPVAQQIEKANLPSQAARMVISVNLIAQGKFDELLARDPETQGVGPLVDGLMIAWAYLGQGEMTKAMDQFDSVATQDGLREFALYHKAMALASIGDFEGAEAILADNDGTVARFSRRAALARTEILSQLDRNEDAIQFLDEVFVAGSDPTIETYLSQLEAGETLPFTHVRSAQDGMAEIFFTVGAALNSEASADYVLLYTRLASFLRPDHVDAILLSADLLETLQQYDLAVEAYRLVPADSNDHHAAELGRAEVLDRSGKTDAAVEVLQNLAAQNPDLPGVHVALADLQRRQENYAAAVASYDTAIALTDSAAGGNWFLHYARGISHERLKHWDQAEADFRRALELNPDQPQVLNYLGYSLVERKEKLGEALDMIERAVAARPDSGYIVDSLGWVLFRLGRYDEAVEHMERAVELMPVDPVVNDHLGDVYWAVGRAREAEFQWSRALSFIDPEDADGEADPERIRRKIEVGLDAVLAEEGSEPLKVANGN; this is encoded by the coding sequence ATGTCGTCGGTCGCAGTCCCGGCCTATTCGGAATCGAGTGCCGGATCATATCTGGCCGGGCGACAGGCGATTTACGAAAGCGACTATTCTGCCGCTGAACGGTACTACGCTCAGGCCCTCAGGTTTGATCCCCAAAATGCGCTGCTGCTGGAAAGTGTTGTAGTTGCCCGCATCGCTTTGGGGGAAGTGGCCCGCGCGCTGCCTGTCGCCCAGCAGATCGAGAAAGCCAACTTGCCCAGCCAGGCTGCGCGAATGGTGATATCGGTCAATTTGATTGCCCAGGGAAAATTTGACGAACTACTGGCCCGTGACCCTGAAACACAGGGTGTCGGTCCTCTTGTTGATGGCCTGATGATCGCCTGGGCTTATCTGGGACAAGGTGAGATGACGAAGGCGATGGATCAGTTCGATTCTGTCGCCACTCAGGATGGCCTCAGGGAATTCGCGCTTTATCACAAGGCGATGGCATTGGCGTCTATCGGTGATTTCGAAGGCGCAGAGGCGATACTTGCGGACAATGATGGAACGGTTGCCCGATTCTCGCGTCGGGCTGCGTTGGCCCGCACCGAGATTTTGTCGCAGCTTGATCGCAACGAGGACGCCATTCAGTTTCTGGACGAGGTGTTTGTGGCAGGCAGTGACCCGACCATCGAGACCTATTTGAGCCAATTGGAAGCAGGAGAAACCTTGCCGTTCACTCATGTCCGATCCGCTCAGGACGGCATGGCCGAAATATTCTTTACCGTCGGTGCCGCGTTGAACAGCGAAGCTTCAGCCGACTATGTTCTGCTGTACACACGCTTGGCCAGTTTCCTGCGGCCCGATCATGTGGACGCCATTTTGCTGAGTGCAGATCTGCTGGAAACCTTGCAGCAATATGATTTGGCGGTTGAGGCGTACCGTCTGGTCCCAGCGGACAGCAACGATCACCACGCGGCCGAATTGGGCCGGGCCGAAGTTTTGGACCGTTCTGGAAAAACCGATGCCGCCGTCGAAGTGTTGCAAAACCTGGCTGCGCAAAACCCCGACTTGCCGGGTGTGCACGTCGCTTTGGCAGACCTGCAGCGGCGACAGGAAAACTATGCGGCCGCGGTGGCCTCTTACGACACTGCGATTGCCCTGACGGATAGTGCAGCGGGTGGGAACTGGTTCCTGCATTACGCGCGTGGAATCAGCCATGAAAGGCTGAAGCACTGGGATCAGGCCGAAGCTGATTTTCGCCGGGCGCTGGAGCTGAACCCGGATCAGCCCCAGGTTCTGAACTATCTGGGTTATTCGCTGGTTGAGCGCAAAGAAAAGCTGGGCGAAGCGCTGGACATGATCGAACGCGCTGTAGCTGCTCGTCCGGATAGCGGCTACATCGTGGACAGTCTGGGCTGGGTTCTGTTCCGTCTGGGGCGTTACGACGAGGCCGTCGAACACATGGAGCGTGCGGTTGAGCTGATGCCGGTCGATCCGGTGGTCAATGATCATCTGGGTGACGTCTATTGGGCTGTCGGGCGCGCACGTGAGGCCGAGTTCCAGTGGAGCCGCGCCTTGTCCTTTATCGACCCGGAAGATGCCGATGGCGAAGCTGATCCCGAACGCATCCGGCGCAAGATCGAAGTCGGGCTGGATGCCGTCTTGGCCGAAGAAGGTTCGGAGCCATTGAAAGTCGCCAATGGAAATTAA
- a CDS encoding electron transfer flavoprotein-ubiquinone oxidoreductase translates to MAEIEREAMEYDVVIVGAGPAGLSAAIRLKQLDADLNVVVLEKGSEVGAHILSGAVLDPCGLDALIPDWKEKGAPLNVPVKDDKFYMLGEAGQVRIPNFPMPPLMHNHGNYIVSMGNVCRWMAEQAEELGVEIFPGMACSEMVYGENGEVKGVVAGVFGLEPDGSYGPNTEPGMELHGKYVFLSEGVRGSLSKEVIAKYDLSAGKEPQKYGVGMKEIWEIDPAKHKEGSVTHTMGWPLGSNAGGGSFIYHLENNQVYVGFVVHLNYKNPHLYPYMEFQRFKHHPMVADLLKGGKRVAYGARAITEGGYQSMPQLVAPGVALLGCSAGMVNVPRIKGNHNAMLSGKAAAEAAYDAIKAERSGDELTAYETEVRNGAIGSDLKKVRNVKPMWSKWGLTASLMLGGLDMWTNTFGFSLFGTLGHGKNDAESTEEASKHQPIDYPKPDGTLSFDRLTNVSFAATNHEESQPCHLRLTNPDIPVKVNLPKFDEPAQRYCPAGVYEMVEDEDGPRFVINFQNCVHCKTCDIKDPSQNITWTTPQGGDGPNYPNM, encoded by the coding sequence ATGGCCGAGATTGAACGCGAAGCGATGGAATATGACGTGGTGATCGTGGGTGCAGGTCCTGCGGGCCTGTCTGCGGCCATCCGTTTGAAACAGCTGGATGCCGACCTGAACGTTGTGGTTCTGGAAAAAGGTTCGGAGGTTGGCGCGCATATCCTGTCGGGCGCGGTTCTCGACCCGTGTGGTCTGGATGCTCTGATCCCGGACTGGAAGGAAAAAGGCGCGCCGCTGAATGTACCGGTCAAGGACGACAAGTTCTACATGCTGGGTGAGGCGGGTCAGGTCCGTATCCCGAACTTCCCGATGCCGCCCCTGATGCACAACCACGGCAACTACATCGTGTCGATGGGCAATGTCTGCCGCTGGATGGCCGAACAGGCCGAGGAACTGGGTGTCGAGATCTTCCCGGGCATGGCGTGCTCGGAAATGGTCTATGGCGAAAATGGCGAGGTCAAAGGCGTGGTTGCCGGTGTCTTCGGTCTGGAACCAGACGGTTCCTATGGCCCCAACACCGAACCGGGGATGGAGCTGCACGGCAAATACGTGTTCCTGTCGGAAGGCGTCCGGGGTTCTCTTTCCAAGGAAGTGATTGCCAAATACGACCTGTCTGCCGGCAAAGAGCCGCAGAAATACGGTGTCGGCATGAAAGAGATCTGGGAGATCGACCCGGCCAAGCACAAGGAAGGCAGCGTCACGCACACAATGGGCTGGCCGTTGGGCAGCAACGCAGGCGGCGGTTCGTTCATTTACCATCTTGAAAACAATCAAGTTTACGTCGGCTTCGTTGTTCACCTGAACTACAAGAACCCGCACCTGTATCCCTACATGGAATTCCAGCGGTTCAAGCACCACCCGATGGTTGCTGATCTGCTGAAAGGTGGCAAGCGCGTCGCCTACGGGGCCCGCGCGATCACTGAAGGCGGCTATCAGTCAATGCCACAGCTGGTAGCTCCGGGCGTGGCGCTGTTGGGCTGTTCGGCGGGCATGGTCAACGTGCCGCGCATCAAAGGCAACCACAACGCGATGCTGTCGGGCAAAGCTGCGGCCGAAGCTGCTTATGACGCTATCAAGGCCGAGCGTTCGGGCGATGAACTGACGGCTTACGAGACTGAAGTTCGTAATGGTGCGATTGGTTCCGACCTGAAAAAGGTTCGCAATGTCAAGCCGATGTGGTCGAAGTGGGGCCTGACCGCCAGCCTGATGTTGGGTGGTCTGGACATGTGGACCAACACATTTGGCTTTTCACTGTTCGGTACGCTGGGTCACGGCAAAAACGATGCAGAATCTACCGAAGAAGCCAGTAAGCACCAGCCAATCGATTATCCGAAGCCGGATGGAACGCTGTCTTTCGATCGTTTGACGAATGTGTCGTTCGCAGCGACCAACCACGAGGAAAGCCAGCCCTGCCATTTGCGTCTGACCAATCCTGATATCCCGGTAAAGGTCAACCTGCCCAAGTTCGACGAACCGGCGCAGCGTTATTGCCCGGCAGGTGTATATGAGATGGTCGAAGACGAAGACGGTCCGCGATTCGTGATCAATTTCCAGAACTGTGTTCACTGCAAAACCTGCGACATCAAGGATCCCAGTCAGAACATCACCTGGACCACACCGCAGGGCGGTGACGGACCAAACTATCCGAACATGTAA
- the soxR gene encoding redox-sensitive transcriptional activator SoxR, translating into MAVSEGLAIGALARRTGLAVSAIRYYEAQGLISPWRNAGGQRRYQRADIRRLSFVMIAQQFGLTLPEIREVLSGLPGNRTPTPQDWKAISVQLRAHLDQRIDTLTRLRDNLDGCIGCGCLSLPKCALYNPDDRAKSNGSGPRYLMGDTPEG; encoded by the coding sequence ATGGCTGTTTCAGAGGGGCTGGCGATTGGCGCATTGGCCCGGCGCACAGGGCTGGCCGTGTCGGCCATCCGGTATTACGAAGCACAGGGTCTGATTTCGCCCTGGCGCAACGCGGGCGGGCAGCGACGTTACCAACGGGCCGATATTCGGCGGCTGAGCTTTGTCATGATTGCGCAGCAGTTCGGCCTGACCCTGCCTGAAATCCGTGAGGTGTTGTCGGGCCTGCCGGGAAATCGCACACCGACGCCGCAGGACTGGAAGGCCATTAGTGTACAGCTTCGGGCCCATCTGGATCAGCGAATCGATACCCTGACGCGGTTGCGCGACAACCTCGATGGCTGCATCGGGTGTGGGTGTCTGAGCTTGCCGAAATGTGCGCTCTATAATCCCGATGACCGCGCAAAATCGAATGGTAGCGGTCCCAGATACCTGATGGGGGACACACCGGAAGGTTGA
- a CDS encoding VOC family protein, with translation MMATLEHTNFTVRDPQASAGWMQKVFGWKTRWEGPAIAGGYTVHVGSAHTYLALYKPDDPKQSDESSYDVVGGLNHVGVLVEDIDATEAKVRDVGFEPHNHADYEPGRRFYFRDDNGIEFEVVQYD, from the coding sequence ATGATGGCGACGCTTGAACACACCAATTTCACTGTCCGCGACCCGCAGGCCTCGGCCGGTTGGATGCAAAAGGTCTTTGGCTGGAAAACCCGTTGGGAAGGCCCTGCAATTGCCGGTGGATACACTGTGCATGTCGGCTCGGCCCATACGTATCTGGCGCTGTATAAACCTGACGACCCGAAACAGTCGGATGAAAGCAGCTACGATGTGGTCGGAGGGCTAAACCATGTTGGCGTGCTGGTCGAAGATATCGATGCGACCGAAGCCAAAGTGCGCGATGTGGGGTTCGAACCCCACAACCACGCCGATTACGAACCTGGACGTCGATTCTATTTCAGGGATGATAACGGCATCGAGTTCGAAGTGGTGCAATATGATTGA
- the greA gene encoding transcription elongation factor GreA: MEKIPMTPAGNAALAAELKNLKSVERPAIIEAIASARELGDLKENAEYHSAREKQGFIEGRIKELEGILSLADVIDPSKLTGAVKFGAKVTLVDEDTEEEKTWQIVGEYEANIENGLLNIKSPIARALIGKDEGDSVEVRTPGGVRSYEILSIEYA; the protein is encoded by the coding sequence ATGGAAAAGATCCCGATGACGCCTGCGGGCAATGCCGCGCTCGCGGCTGAGCTGAAGAATCTCAAATCCGTTGAACGCCCGGCGATCATCGAAGCGATCGCATCGGCGCGGGAACTGGGCGACCTGAAGGAAAACGCCGAATATCATTCTGCCCGCGAAAAACAGGGCTTCATCGAAGGTCGCATCAAGGAACTGGAAGGTATCCTGTCGCTTGCCGACGTCATTGACCCGTCCAAGTTGACCGGCGCAGTCAAATTTGGCGCAAAGGTTACATTGGTCGACGAAGATACCGAGGAAGAAAAGACTTGGCAGATCGTTGGTGAATACGAGGCCAATATCGAAAACGGCCTGCTGAACATCAAATCCCCCATCGCCCGCGCCCTGATCGGCAAAGATGAAGGGGACAGTGTCGAAGTGCGTACACCCGGCGGCGTGCGCTCTTACGAAATCCTGAGTATCGAGTACGCCTGA
- a CDS encoding GNAT family N-acetyltransferase, with protein MTVTISREFADHERAQAAALFWQAFSAKLGKVMGPDEKGLAFFEIALNPDFALVARDETGRVLGLAGFKTRDGSFAGGNMSDLARVYGWFGAIWRALVLSVLERELKPGVFQMDGIFVAAEARGKGVGTALLNAIKCEARNHNMSEVQLDVIDTNPRARSLYEREGFLPLGQEKTGPLKYLFNFSSATKMSWVVGPD; from the coding sequence GTGACGGTCACGATTTCCAGAGAGTTCGCCGATCATGAACGCGCGCAAGCGGCGGCCCTGTTCTGGCAGGCATTTTCGGCCAAGCTGGGCAAAGTCATGGGTCCGGACGAAAAAGGATTAGCTTTCTTTGAAATCGCATTGAACCCGGATTTCGCGCTGGTTGCGCGGGATGAAACGGGCCGGGTGCTGGGTCTGGCGGGTTTCAAGACACGTGACGGCTCTTTTGCGGGGGGCAATATGTCCGACCTGGCGCGGGTCTATGGCTGGTTCGGGGCTATCTGGCGCGCTTTGGTTCTGAGCGTGCTGGAGCGCGAGCTGAAACCGGGCGTGTTCCAGATGGATGGTATTTTTGTCGCTGCCGAGGCGCGCGGCAAAGGAGTGGGCACGGCATTGCTGAATGCCATCAAGTGCGAGGCCCGCAACCACAACATGTCAGAGGTTCAGCTTGATGTCATCGACACAAACCCCCGGGCCCGCAGCTTGTACGAGCGCGAGGGGTTTCTGCCTTTGGGTCAAGAAAAAACCGGACCGCTGAAGTATCTGTTCAATTTCAGCAGTGCGACCAAAATGTCGTGGGTTGTCGGGCCGGATTAA
- the glp gene encoding gephyrin-like molybdotransferase Glp, producing the protein MVDWSGGNDTGPTPRKDAIWACIVRNGKVFDPEYLRNRLVAEQWLDTLIRAELKAGRRLLLGFDFPFGYPCGFARAMTGTDDPLALWDWFDQHIEDSPKANNRFDLAGRINLRFGGLGPFWMNGLRRDIDGLPRTKTGYSNPFPDRRVVETLAKGSFTCWQMAGAGAVGGQVMMGLPVLNRLRHRFAGQVSVWPFEPLDKPVAFVEIWPSLSLGAAPDGRIKDAWQVEQVALTLSRLTEQELDAQLNVSAAEEGWILGVPQDKPNIAPPPLRNDCFALPAGVNWTPVDDALAYLRDGLHPITSVETVALNNTSGRILAGDVVARRSNPPLPNTAVDGFGFAGPAPDGPQIMPLIDGRAAAGIPFDGDVPQGRALRVLTGAALPDGVDTVILEEDVTVKDGHIAFHGPLKKGANTRRAGEDVTAGDIALPAGRRLTPADLALLSAVGIAEVNVRKPLRVAVVSTGDELVEAGERAGPGQIFDANRPLLLSLIDRMGFVPVDMGRVSDDRDALRDRLDQSAKQADVILTSGGASAGDEDHVSALLRQAGAMQHWRIALKPGRPLALGLWSGVPVFGLPGNPVAAMVCTLIFARPALGLMSGEGWAEPQGFEVPAAFEKRKKPGRREYLRARMRDGRAEVFHSEGSGRISGLSWAEGLVEIEDGARHVKPGDMVRFLPYGSFGL; encoded by the coding sequence ATGGTGGATTGGTCTGGGGGGAACGACACCGGGCCGACCCCGCGCAAGGATGCGATCTGGGCCTGCATTGTACGTAATGGAAAAGTGTTTGACCCCGAATACCTGCGTAACAGGCTGGTTGCAGAGCAATGGTTGGATACTCTGATCCGAGCCGAACTGAAGGCCGGTCGCCGTCTGCTTCTTGGGTTCGATTTTCCTTTTGGATATCCTTGCGGATTCGCCCGCGCGATGACCGGTACGGACGATCCGCTGGCTTTGTGGGACTGGTTCGACCAACATATCGAGGATTCCCCGAAGGCCAACAATCGCTTTGATCTGGCGGGTCGGATCAACTTGCGGTTTGGTGGTCTCGGCCCGTTCTGGATGAACGGATTGCGCCGAGATATTGACGGTCTGCCGCGTACCAAAACGGGCTATTCAAACCCGTTCCCGGACCGCCGTGTCGTTGAGACTCTGGCAAAAGGCAGCTTCACTTGCTGGCAGATGGCAGGGGCAGGCGCGGTTGGCGGACAAGTTATGATGGGATTGCCAGTTCTGAACCGGCTTCGCCACCGGTTTGCCGGGCAAGTCTCTGTCTGGCCGTTCGAGCCGCTGGATAAACCCGTCGCCTTCGTGGAAATCTGGCCGTCTTTATCCCTTGGCGCGGCACCGGATGGACGGATCAAGGACGCTTGGCAGGTTGAACAGGTTGCCTTGACTCTGTCGCGTCTGACAGAGCAGGAGTTGGATGCACAATTGAACGTCTCAGCGGCAGAGGAAGGTTGGATATTGGGTGTGCCTCAGGACAAGCCGAACATAGCCCCGCCTCCGTTGCGGAACGATTGTTTTGCATTGCCTGCCGGGGTCAACTGGACACCGGTCGATGACGCTCTGGCCTATTTGCGCGACGGGCTGCACCCGATCACGTCAGTTGAGACGGTTGCGCTGAACAACACGAGCGGGCGCATTCTGGCCGGGGATGTGGTCGCCCGACGCTCGAACCCGCCGTTACCGAATACGGCTGTGGATGGGTTCGGGTTTGCTGGCCCCGCCCCCGATGGCCCACAGATCATGCCATTGATTGACGGGCGTGCGGCGGCGGGAATTCCGTTCGACGGTGACGTGCCTCAAGGCCGGGCATTGCGCGTGCTGACGGGTGCGGCGCTGCCTGACGGGGTGGATACGGTTATTCTGGAAGAGGATGTCACGGTCAAAGACGGCCACATTGCTTTCCACGGCCCGCTTAAAAAAGGCGCAAATACACGGCGCGCGGGAGAGGACGTGACCGCAGGCGATATCGCTCTTCCTGCCGGGCGCAGGCTGACTCCCGCCGATCTTGCGCTGCTGTCTGCCGTGGGGATTGCCGAAGTCAACGTACGTAAACCGCTTCGCGTGGCTGTAGTGTCCACGGGCGATGAACTGGTCGAAGCCGGAGAGCGTGCTGGTCCGGGTCAGATTTTCGACGCCAACCGCCCGTTGCTGCTGTCATTGATCGATCGGATGGGGTTCGTGCCCGTGGATATGGGCCGTGTTTCGGATGATCGGGACGCCTTGCGGGATCGATTGGACCAGTCAGCAAAACAGGCGGATGTGATTTTGACCAGTGGTGGCGCGTCAGCAGGCGACGAGGACCACGTCTCAGCCTTGTTGCGTCAGGCCGGGGCGATGCAGCACTGGCGCATTGCGTTGAAGCCCGGGCGGCCGCTGGCTCTGGGTTTGTGGTCCGGCGTGCCGGTGTTTGGCCTGCCCGGAAACCCGGTTGCGGCCATGGTCTGTACTTTGATCTTCGCGCGCCCGGCTTTGGGGTTGATGTCCGGCGAAGGCTGGGCTGAACCGCAGGGTTTCGAAGTGCCTGCCGCCTTTGAAAAGCGTAAAAAACCGGGTCGCCGGGAATATCTGCGCGCCAGAATGCGCGATGGGCGGGCCGAAGTCTTCCACTCGGAAGGGTCAGGCCGGATCAGTGGTCTCAGCTGGGCTGAAGGGTTGGTCGAAATCGAGGACGGTGCGCGTCACGTCAAACCGGGCGATATGGTCCGTTTCCTCCCGTATGGAAGTTTCGGGTTGTGA
- the mobB gene encoding molybdopterin-guanine dinucleotide biosynthesis protein B has protein sequence MRIYGVTGWKNTGKTGLMERLVAEISSRGFSVSTVKHAHHSVDVDQPGTDSHRHRVAGASEVLLASGQRIALMQELRGAPEPPLAELLARLSPVDLVLVEGFKREDHPKIEAYRAAAGNALMAPENGTIRAVASDTALDLDCPVFDLNDTAGVTDFILKEVEL, from the coding sequence ATGAGGATCTATGGCGTCACGGGCTGGAAGAATACCGGCAAAACCGGGCTGATGGAACGGCTGGTGGCCGAGATCTCCAGCCGGGGTTTCTCGGTCTCTACGGTCAAACACGCGCATCACAGCGTCGATGTGGATCAACCGGGCACGGACAGTCACCGGCACCGCGTGGCAGGGGCCAGCGAGGTATTGCTTGCCTCAGGGCAACGCATTGCTCTGATGCAGGAATTGCGGGGCGCGCCTGAACCGCCCCTCGCCGAACTGTTGGCGCGGCTCTCGCCGGTCGATCTGGTGCTGGTCGAAGGGTTCAAGCGCGAGGACCACCCCAAGATCGAAGCGTATCGCGCCGCGGCGGGTAACGCGCTGATGGCACCTGAAAACGGCACCATCCGCGCGGTGGCCAGTGACACCGCGCTGGATCTGGATTGCCCGGTTTTTGATCTGAACGACACGGCTGGCGTCACGGATTTCATACTGAAAGAGGTCGAATTGTGA
- the mobA gene encoding molybdenum cofactor guanylyltransferase MobA, which translates to MTKPLGIILAGGQATRMGGGDKGLLQIGRQSLLYHVIERIAPQVSGLALNANGDPERFADLNLPVLPDTINGFAGPLAGVLAGLDWAAGQGADSIVTVAADTPFFPRDLVARLTQAAEGQVHPLVLATTPRTGDEALKSGGGKRVNRHPTFGIWPVALRDDLRGALMDGLRKVVMWTDKHDGREALFNADPFDPFFNVNTPEDLDRARTLLEQA; encoded by the coding sequence ATGACCAAACCGCTTGGCATAATTCTCGCAGGCGGGCAGGCCACACGTATGGGCGGTGGCGACAAAGGTCTGCTGCAGATTGGAAGGCAGAGCCTGCTGTACCATGTTATCGAACGTATCGCTCCACAGGTGAGTGGCCTGGCGTTGAACGCCAATGGAGACCCCGAGCGTTTCGCCGACCTGAACCTGCCCGTCCTGCCTGATACGATCAACGGATTTGCGGGCCCTCTGGCCGGTGTGCTGGCCGGGCTCGACTGGGCGGCAGGGCAGGGGGCAGACAGCATCGTGACGGTTGCCGCAGACACGCCATTCTTCCCGCGCGACCTGGTGGCGCGACTGACACAGGCTGCGGAAGGGCAGGTGCACCCTCTGGTGTTGGCCACCACGCCGCGTACGGGCGACGAGGCGCTGAAATCCGGCGGGGGCAAGCGGGTCAACCGACACCCGACCTTTGGGATCTGGCCCGTGGCGCTTCGCGATGATCTGCGGGGGGCGCTGATGGACGGGTTGCGCAAGGTGGTGATGTGGACTGACAAACATGACGGGCGCGAGGCTTTGTTCAACGCCGACCCGTTCGATCCGTTCTTCAACGTCAACACGCCTGAAGACCTGGACCGTGCCCGAACTTTGTTGGAGCAGGCATGA